One genomic region from Prunus persica cultivar Lovell chromosome G3, Prunus_persica_NCBIv2, whole genome shotgun sequence encodes:
- the LOC109947921 gene encoding ABC transporter C family member 8-like, whose product MGEFPWWLHTTCTDAVLQRIIRQEFAECTVITVAHRVPTVIDSDMVMVLSYGKLVEYEEPSKLLDTNSYFSKLVAEYWSSCKRN is encoded by the exons ATGGGAGAGTTCCCATGGTGGTTACATACAACATGCACAGACGCCGTTCTGCAGAGAATCATCAGGCAGGAATTTGCAGAATGCACAGTAATAACTGTAGCTCACAGAGTTCCAACCGTTATAGACAGTGACATGGTCATGGTCCTCTCCTATG GGAAGCTGGTGGAGTATGAAGAGCCTTCAAAGCTCTTGGATACAAACTCCTATTTCTCCAAGCTTGTAGCTGAATATTGGTCAAGCTGCAAGAGAAACTGA
- the LOC18783733 gene encoding inorganic pyrophosphatase 2 has translation MAGIVVVFDFDKTIIECDSDNWVVDELGATDLFNQLLPTMPWNSLMDRMMKELHSQGKTIEDIVEVLKRTPIHPRVVPAIKAAHALGCDLKIVSDANLFFIETILKHLGLEEYFSEINTNPSYVDEQGRVRISPHHDFIKCSHGCSLCPPNMCKGVVIERVQTSLSSEGKKKIIYLGDGSGDYCPSLKLKEVDFVMPRKNFPLFDLICKDPLLIKADIHEWTDGEELEHILLNLINTIATEENAQFISAADCNLQTMSAHEALPQALPVRQ, from the exons ATGGCTGGAATTGTGGTGGTTTTTGACTTTGACAAGACCATTATCGAGTGTGATAGTGATAATTGGGTGGTCGATGAGTTGGGTGCAACTGATTTGTTCAATCAACTTCTGCCCACCATGCCTTGGAACTCTCTCATG GATAGGATGATGAAGGAGCTTCATTCACAAGGAAAAACCATTGAAGACATTGTAGAGGTTCTGAAACGAACTCCAATTCATCCTAGAGTCGTCCCAGCAATTAAAGCAGCCCATGCTTTAGG GTGTGATTTGAAGATTGTTAGCGATGCAAATCTGTTTTTTATTGAGACAATCTTGAAGCATCTTGGGCTGGAGGAGTATTTCTCAGAGATCAACACCAACCCTAGCTATGTGGATGAACAAGGAAGGGTTAGGATTTCTCCTCACCATGATTTCATCAAATGCTCTCATGGCTGCAGTCTCTGCCCTCCCAACATGTGCAAG GGTGTGGTCATTGAAAGAGTCCAGACTTCTCTCTCCAGtgaagggaagaagaagataatctATCTTGGAGATGGCAGTGGTGATTATTGCCCAAGCTTGAAGCTCAAGGAAGTAGATTTTGTAATGCCAAGGAAGAACTTCCCACTGTTTGACCTAATCTGCAAGGACCCATTGCTCATCAAAGCTGACATCCATGAATGGACTGATGGGGAGGAGCTTGAGCATATTCTGCTCAACCTCATCAACACAATTGCCACGGAAGAAAATGCTCAGTTTATCTCAGCAGCTGATTGCAATTTGCAGACCATGTCTGCTCATGAGGCCTTGCCTCAGGCTCTCCCTGTCCGGCAATAG